From a region of the Penaeus vannamei isolate JL-2024 chromosome 2, ASM4276789v1, whole genome shotgun sequence genome:
- the LOC113818763 gene encoding uncharacterized protein has protein sequence MEVFYHVFLGSVLLLSGSHARSTPGSNSRVIKLCETLEPECVKKLDRCAAIMTPDEKMEEKLRLTALACVLDVTGIDIKKASSLPRMGDLPKGPLKDVKACVGKVMIEFLTAATAKEEESVRTAVLESFVKCDMIGMRSCMLNECMEALPDAAEGQLE, from the exons ATGGAGGTCTTCTATCACGTGTTTCTGGGTTCGGTTCTGTTGTTGTCTGGCAGCCACGCCCGTTCGACCCCAGGGAGCAACAGCAGAG TGATCAAGTTATGCGAGACGTTAGAGCCAGAATGTGTCAAGAAGCTGGACAGGTGTGCCGCCATCATGACACCTgacgagaagatggaggaaaaactGCGACTCACTGCCCTGGCCTGCGTGCTTGACGTCACCGGGATAGACATCAAGAAAG CGTCATCACTTCCTCGAATGGGTGACTTGCCCAAAGGACCTCTGAAGGATGTGAAAGCCTGTGTAGGGAAA GTGATGATCGAGTTCCTGACGGCGGCgacggccaaggaggaggagagcgtgcgGACAGCCGTGCTCGAGTCCTTCGTCAAATGCGATATGATC GGAATGAGGAGCTGCATGCTGAACGAATGCATGGAAGCTCTTCCTGACGCGGCCGAAGGACAGCTCGAGTAG
- the LOC113818760 gene encoding mucin-2: MGLRTGLVLLAMLWAVSARPQRESTGGTAGEAPGAPPPEGFQALINRISVRLMCAGKDVPDCESMASTCLTEYGLGSDGELDFETACQGKNQLLCYTKISECVELLSVAPSAGQLLVSEVCTGKMTEECAQDTAECMSLLSPGPGGSSGCSPSSSPTDTATDTPCTANVRKCIELLLPEEGTEAARPPVTEITAVVPSSATVRTPAEELAALTQTAIATTACQASDLPNCQTQLKECFTFFGFSTTSSATSPDLDAICGGAVTPQCLQTVATCSELLPQAASTTPELPVVLCSRMSVPNCHFKTVKCLALSGPEPDLSFCADDSSCDPEVADCVEHFQQSLSALAPETSQSTVSSVSQSPVPGVSQSPVPTETESPVSEESHSTDPLGFIAEITNSILVFLLCAGKGNEQPNCHKDVSECMFNLRIPPPGFGPPIDNKTLCEPGLDAETCAKKQNCLFLYTPKPNATDLLPQDLCRTRNVSNCEERAVLCLEVSGLAGLSKLLTGVPDELPEDARSPSQAPGIFGPGEALLKPTGPSEETFPEPLGSSPSSRPVAVPEDFDQTTCLEVLSPRPLSSSGPTTTTTDPPSTSTRGPTSTSTRPPRSTTRNPPGSTTTNPPTSTSSRGPGSTTTGPPASTSSRGPGSTTTGPPPASTSSRGPGSTTTGPPASTSSSSTRDRATPKTTGEPATPKPTRESTQDRFPDVVEEEEETPGAEILCPKGGLECLRKAEECLEKLKPDRYFLREFFSCKAEVGRRMKDCMKPAMETLLQNVAPRGLQTPMLEAFPICFEENDFEGIRLCEAKTCMEVEAS, translated from the exons ATGGGGCTGAGGACAGGCTTGGTGCTCCTGGCGATGCTGTGGGCTGTGAGCGCGAGGCCCCAGCGGGAGAGCACCGGGGGAACAGCGGGGGAGGCTCCAGGTGCTCCTCCACCTGAGGGTTTCCAGGCGCTGATCAACCGCATCTCAG TTCGCCTCATGTGCGCCGGCAAGGACGTCCCAGACTGCGAGAGCATGGCATCAACTTGCCTGACGGAGTACGGCCTCGGTTCAGATGGCGAGCTAGACT TTGAAACAGCTTGCCAAGGGAAGAACCAGTTGCTATGCTACACCAAGATCAGCGAGTGCGTTGAACTCCTCTCCGTGGCGCCTTCAGCTGGACAGCTACTAG TCTCAGAAGTGTGCACCGGCAAGATGACAGAGGAATGCGCACAGGACACAGCCGAGTGCATGTCCCTGCTTTCTCCGGGACCAGGCGGAAGTAGCGGCTGTTCCCCGA GTTCTTCCCCGACTGACACCGCGACCGACACCCCGTGCACAGCAAACGTTCGGAAATGCATCGAGCTCCTGCTGCCGGAGGAAGGGACCGAGGCAGCAAGACCTCCTGTTACCGAAATAACCGCCGTCGTGCCTTCGTCTGCGACCGTTCGAACGCCTGCCGAAGAATTGGCGGCGCTGACCCAAACCGCCATAG CAACAACGGCGTGCCAGGCGAGTGACCTCCCGAACTGCCAGACCCAGCTGAAGGAATGCTTCACCTTCTTCGGTTTCAGTACGACTTCAAGTGCAACTTCACCGGATT TGGATGCTATCTGCGGGGGTGCAGTGACCCCCCAATGCCTTCAGACGGTGGCGACCTGCTCTGAACTATTACCCCAAGCAGCCAGCACAACTCCTGAGCTTC CTGTTGTCCTGTGTTCCCGCATGAGTGTGCCCAACTGCCATTTTAAGACTGTGAAGTGTCTCGCCTTATCGGGTCCTGAGCCGGATTTGA GTTTTTGTGCTGACGATAGCAGCTGCGATCCCGAAGTGGCTGACTGCGTGGAACACTTCCAGCAAAGTCTGAGTGCTCTAGCTCCTGAAACTTCCCAGAGCACCGTGTCAAGCGTGTCACAGAGCCCAGTACCGGGGGTGTCACAGAGCCCCGTgccaacagagacagagagccccGTGTCAGAGGAATCACATAGCACAGACCCTCTTGGCTTTATCGCTGAGATTACGAATAGCATCTTgg TTTTCCTGTTGTGCGCTGGGAAGGGAAATGAACAACCCAATTGTCACAAAGATGTATCCGAGTGTATGTTCAATCTCAGGATTCCTCCCCCTGGTTTTGGTCCTCCAATTGATA ATAAGACGTTATGCGAGCCGGGTCTGGACGCCGAAACCTGCGCCAAGAAACAAAACTGCCTCTTCTTATATACGCCAAAACCAAATGCTACAGACCTCTTAC CTCAAGACCTCTGCCGCACCCGGAACGTCTCGAACTGCGAAGAACGAGCTGTCCTTTGTCTGGAGGTTTCCGGGCTTGCGGGCCTCAGCAAGCTTCTGACCGGGGTTCCAGATGAGCTTCCGGAAGACGCCCGGTCTCCTTCGCAGGCACCGGGGATTTTCGGCCCGGGAGAAGCCCTGCTGAAGCCTACCGGGCCCTCTGAGGAGACCTTTCCCGAGCCACTCGGGTCTTCGCCGAGTTCCCGTCCCGTTGCGGTTCCTGAGGATTTCG ACCAAACGACCTGTCTGGAGGTCCTATCGCCTCGGCCCCTATCGAGCAGCGGCCCAACGACAACCACGACAGACCCACCATCCACATCCACAAGGGGAccaacatccacatccacaagACCACCAAGATCCACAACCAGAAACCCACCAGGATCCACGACGACGAATCCACCAACATCCACATCGTCGAGGGGACCAGGATCCACAACCACAGGACCCCCAGCATCCACATCTTCGAGGGGTCCAGGATCCACAACCACAGGACCACCCCCAGCATCCACATCTTCGAGGGGTCCAGGATCCACAACCACAGGACCCCCAGCATCCACATCCTCGTCATCCACGCGGGATCGAGCCACGCCAAAAACCACGGGGGAACCAGCCACACCAAAACCCACGAGGGAATCCACGCAGGATCGTTTTCCTGATgtggttgaggaagaggaggagacaccgGGGG CCGAGATCCTGTGTCCCAAGGGCGGCCTGGAGTGCCTAAGGAAAGCCGAGGAGTGTCTCGAGAAACTGAAACCCGACAGGTACTTTCTCCGGGAGTTCTTCAGTTGCAAGGCAG AGGTTGGCCGAAGAATGAAGGACTGCATGAAACCG gcCATGGAAACCCTCCTGCAGAATGTCGCACCGCGGGGGCTTCAGACCCCCATGCTCGAAGCCTTTCCCATTTGCTTCGAAGAAAACGACTTTGAG GGTATTCGACTTTGCGAAGCGAAAACCTGCATGGAAGTCGAAGCATCGTAA